GCGCTATACCATCATTCTGGTGACCAACAATACCAAGCAGGCGGCGCGGGTCGCCGATGAGACGGCCTTTTTCCTTTCGGGTGAGATGGTGGAATACGGTAATACCGAGCAGATATTCACGGTTCCGCGCGACGTGCGAACTAACGACTATGTGACTGGCAGGTTCGGATGAACAATGAGATGGTTATAACGGTTAAGGATCTGAACCTTTTTTACGGGGAATTTCAGGCACTTAAGGTGGTGCCGATGGAGGTGAGGCGGCAGCACATTACGGCGCTCATTGGCCCATCTGGCTGTGGTAAATCCACCTTGCTGCGCACCTTGAACCGGATGAACGATCTGATTCCCAGCGTTCGCGTAACCGGAACGATCTTATTGGAAGGAAAAAACATTTACGATTCCGATATGGATGTTTGCGCGTTGCGTAAGCGCGTGGGGATGGTCTTTCAGCGGCCGAATCCATTTCCTCTTTCGATCTATGACAATGTGGCCTTCGGGCTGAAGGTCGCCGGGCTGAATGACCGGCATCGGGTGAGCGAGATTGTGGAGCGTAGTCTCCGTGCGGCGGCGTTGTGGGATAACCTGAAGGATAAGCTGGAACATTCCGCACTGGAATTGCCGTTGGATCAACAGCAGCGGCTCTGTATCGCAAGGTTGCTGGCGGTTGAGCCCGAAGTGATATTGATGGATGAGCCCTGTTCGGCGCTCGATCCGATTTCCACCGGGCGAATTGAGGAATTGATGCTCGATCTCAAGGCGGACTACACGATTGTGATTGTTACGCATAATATGCAGCAGGCGGCGCGAATTTCTGACTATTCCGGTTACATGCTCTTAGGCGAAATGATAGAATTCGGGCAAACAGCCGGAATCTTCACAAGTCCAAGGGATATTCGAACGCAAGATTATGTCAGCGGACGGTATGGGTGAGAGAGTAGAGTGTCCATAGAAAGGACCACACAATGGAACGGCATTTTGACGAAAGTTTACAAGCATTGAAGCATCAGCTCATTAAGATGAGTGCGATGTCGGAGGTGATGATCGCGGATGCCGTGAAGGCGGTGGTGGATCGGAATCCGGCATTGATGACCCCTGTGTGGCAACGGGAAGAACAGGTCAATCATCTGCAGATTGAGATCGATGAGACTTGTCTGACCTTGATCGCCTTGCATCAGCCCGCGGCTGGTGACCTTCGTTTCATCATGGGGGCAGCCAAGACAAATGCCGAACTTGAGCGGTTGGCTGATGAGGCGGTAAATATCGTCCAGAAGGTAGCGCTCTTACTCAAAGAGCCGCCATTGAAGCCGTTTAAGGTCATTCCGGAAATGGCTGTCATTGCTCAGGGGATGGTGCGCGACAGTCTTCATGCC
The genomic region above belongs to bacterium and contains:
- the pstB gene encoding phosphate ABC transporter ATP-binding protein PstB, with the translated sequence MNNEMVITVKDLNLFYGEFQALKVVPMEVRRQHITALIGPSGCGKSTLLRTLNRMNDLIPSVRVTGTILLEGKNIYDSDMDVCALRKRVGMVFQRPNPFPLSIYDNVAFGLKVAGLNDRHRVSEIVERSLRAAALWDNLKDKLEHSALELPLDQQQRLCIARLLAVEPEVILMDEPCSALDPISTGRIEELMLDLKADYTIVIVTHNMQQAARISDYSGYMLLGEMIEFGQTAGIFTSPRDIRTQDYVSGRYG
- the phoU gene encoding phosphate signaling complex protein PhoU, whose amino-acid sequence is MERHFDESLQALKHQLIKMSAMSEVMIADAVKAVVDRNPALMTPVWQREEQVNHLQIEIDETCLTLIALHQPAAGDLRFIMGAAKTNAELERLADEAVNIVQKVALLLKEPPLKPFKVIPEMAVIAQGMVRDSLHAFVNRNVGLAREVLLRDDRVDDLKDAITLELTEFMTRDSASVSRALNLLLISRYLERIGDHATNIAEITIFVVEGRDVRHHADSKAHIVTV